A DNA window from Macrobrachium rosenbergii isolate ZJJX-2024 chromosome 41, ASM4041242v1, whole genome shotgun sequence contains the following coding sequences:
- the LOC136827148 gene encoding uncharacterized protein, producing MSINFSIHRQQPATATATPTTTSSNFIDMASASLTTSAAATPATTTSTTSPISTSSIPRPTTTCDNSSYQQSVQRFIDISTNIPRMTLTSTTTATHQQPRPTTTYDIASTSADNSYTNNVNNFIDINFNIHADSLTSTTTAAPTTPTCDSSSYTNRQQLHRHQLQHRIRQQPATATATPTTSTTSPTSTSNIRNSNIDNNAAPTTRQPSSTSLQHHAKQQPGQQQLRNSVNNFIDINFQHPARQQRKQPTPTQQASTTTPTSNFNITPINNRYTNNHVNSYMETSTSTSTPDNTNNFAVTSTSTSADQQAWAALHTSATIASTTQQLHQQPRQATIDIASASRRQQPRQQQLHQQRQQHNTTSAGADNNSYTSNPSTTSPTSTPASRRPAWGSNGYTSRQQLHRHQLQHHAGATNLRATTATSNVSNFIGISTSIHVDNSLDSNNYATTSATSNRHRFQHHADNNLGNSYTNKRPTATSTSTSTSASNSLDSNSYTQQPVQQLRRHQLQHHADSNLRQQRLPTSVQQLHRHHIHADNSLDDITPTTTSTFSITPATASTTAAAPTAINSHDISFSITPDNLDNNGYQQHQQLRNLPASTTTTSTATTAHPTTHVQQLHRHQRFNIPRDSNLDNNKLHQPRQQLRRHRFQHRVTTASATTAAPTLASTAMEASASYHADSNLGNNSCTNKRQQLHRHRFQHPHDNNLETTTTAPTTTSTTS from the exons ATGAGCATCAACTTCAGCATCCACCGACAACAACCTGCgacagcaacagctacaccaacaaccacgtccAGCAACTTCATCGACATGGCTTCAGCATCGCTGACAACCTCGGCGGCGGCTACACCAGCAACAACCACGTCAACAACTTCGCCGATATCAACTTCCAGCATCCCACGCCCGACAACAACCTGCGACAACAGCAGCTACCAACAAAGCGTCCAACGCTTCATCGACATCAGCACAAACATCCCACGCATGACCttaacctcgacaacaacagctacgcACCAACAACCACGTCCAACAACTACATACGACATCGCTTCAACATCCGCcgacaacagctacaccaacaacgtcaacaacttcatcgacatcaacttcaacatccacgccgacaGCTTAACCTCGACGACAACAGCTGCACCAACAACCC CAACCTGCGACAGCAGCAGCTACACCAACCGTCAACagcttcatcgacatcaacttcagcaTCGCATACGACAACAACCTGCgacagcaacagctacaccaacaacgtcaacaacttcgcCGACATCAACTTCCAACATCCGTAACAGCAACATAGACAACAATGCTGCACCAACAACCCGTCAACCTTCATCGACATCGCTTCAGCATCACGCCAAGCAACAACCTGGGCAACAGCAGCTACGTAACAGCGTCAACAACTTCATTGACATCAACTTCCAGCATCCCGCCCGACAACAGCGCAAACAACCAACACCTACGCAACAAGCGTCAACAACTACGCCGACATCCAACTTCAACATCACGCCCATTAACAAccgctacaccaacaaccacgtcaacaGCTACATGgaaacatcaacttcaacatccacgcccgACAATACCAACAACTTCGCcgtgacatcaacttcaacatccgcTGACCAACAAGCCTGGGCAGCACTGCACA CATCCGCGACAATAGCCTCGACAACCCAACAGCTACACCAGCAACCACGTCAAGCAACTATCGACATCGCTTCAGCatcacgccgacaacaacctcgacagcaacagctacaccaacagcGTCAACAGCACAATACGACATCAGCTGGCGctgacaacaacagctacaccagcAACCCGTCAACAACTTCGCCGACATCAACCCCAGCATCACGCCGACCAGCCTGGGGCAGCAACGGCTACACCAGCCGTCAACAGctacatcgacatcaacttcagcatcacGCTGGAGCAACCAACCTGCGAGCAACAACAGCTACCAGCAACGTCAGCAACTTCATCGGCATCAGCACCAGCATCCACGTAGACAACAGCCTCGACAGCAACAACTACGCAACAACGTCAGCAACTTCAAATAGACATCGCTTCCAGCatcacgccgacaacaacctgggcaacagctacaccaacaaacGTCCAACAGctacatcgacatcaacttcaacatccgcCAGCAACAGCCTTGACAGCAACAGCTACACCCAACAACCCGTCCAACAACTTCGCCGACATCAGCTTCAGCATCACGCCGACAGCAACCTGCGACAGCAACGGTTACCAACAAGCgtccaacaacttcatcgacatca CATCCACGCTGACAACAGCCTCGACGACattacaccaacaaccacgtcaacCTTCAGCATCACGCCAGCAACAGCCTCGACAACAGCAGCTGCACCAACAGCGATCAACAGCCATGACATCAGCTTCAGCATCACGCCcgacaacctcgacaacaacggTTACCAACAACATCAACAGCTTCGTAATCTTCCAGCATCcacgacaacaacctcgacagcaACAACTGCACACCCAACAACCCACgtccaacaacttcatcgacatcagcGCTTCAACATCCCACGTGACagcaacctcgacaacaacaagCTACACCAACCGCGTCAACAGCTTCGCCGACATCGCTTCCAGCATCGCGTGACAACAGCCTCAGCAACAACAGCTGCACCAACCTTAGCGTCGACAGCCATGGAAGCATCAGCTTCGTATCACGCCGACAGCAACCTCGGCAACAACAGCTGCACCAACAAACGTCAACAACTACATCGACATCGCTTCCAGCATCCGCATGACAACAACCTGGAAACAACAACGACTGcaccaacaaccacgtcaacaacttcataG
- the LOC136827147 gene encoding putative uncharacterized protein DDB_G0282499, translating to MTSTSASTPDNNLDNNSYTNNHVSNFADQLQHHDNLRQQQLQRQQLHRHQPTSTHATNNLDNNSYTNNYVQQLHDINFSIRMGNKLLHQQTSTLHRHQLQHPRQQQPRQQQLRNNPSTTSPTSTSNIHARQQPQTTTDTNSVNSFADINLNIHTDNNLDNNSYTNNVNNFIDINFNIHADNNLDNNSYTNNHVNNYINILPATSRRQQPKQQQLPTRPTTSSTSASTSHANNNLDNNNTPTTTSTTSSTSTSTSTPATTTTTTSYTNKASTTS from the exons ATGACATCAACTTCAGCATCCACgcccgacaacaacctcgacaacaacagctacaccaacaaccacgtcagCAACTTCGCCGATCAACTTCAACATCATGACAACCTGCGACAACAACAGCtgcaacgtcaacaacttcatcgacatcaaccaACATCCACGCATGCGaccaacaacctcgacaacaacagctacaccaacaactaCGTCCAGCAACTTCATGACATCAACTTCAGCATCCGCATGGGCAACAAACTG ctacaccaacaaacGTCAACGCTTCATAGACATCAACTTCAGCATCCACGCcaacaacaacctcgacaacaacagctacgcAACAACCCGTCAACAACTTCGCCGACATCAACTTCCAACATCCACGCCCGACAACAACCTCAAACAACAACAGATACCAACAGCGTCAACAGCTTCGCCGACATCAACCTCAACATCCAcaccgacaacaacctcgacaacaacagctacaccaacaacgtcaacaacttcatcgacatcaacttcaacatccacgctgacaacaacctcgacaacaacagctacaccaacaaccacgtcaacaACTACATCAACATCCTTCCAGCAACatcacgccgacaacaacctAAACAACAACAGCTACCAACACgtccaacaacttcatcgacatcagcTTCAACATCCCACGCcaacaacaacctcgacaacaacaatacaccaacaaccacgtcaacaacttcatcgacatcaacttcaacatccacgccagCAACAACTACGACAACAACAAGCTACACCAACAAAGCGTCAACAACTTCATAG
- the LOC136827145 gene encoding GATA zinc finger domain-containing protein 11-like: MTTTSTTTATPTTTSTTSSTSTTPCDISFNITPTTTSTTTAAPTTTRQQLNRHQLQHPHATNNRKQQQLHQQHQQLRRHPTSTSHARQQPRQQQLHQQPRQQPSTSASQHHADNNLGNNSYATTRQQLHDINQHHARQQPGSNLTATPTTSTTIDINFQHPRDNNLEQQLHQQPHQQLHQHQLQHPCRQQPRQQQLHQQRQQLHRHQFQHPRRQQHKRQQLHQQPRQQLRQTSNFNIHEQATLNNNSCTNNPSTAIDMLQHHADNLDNNSYQQASTTSPTSTSNIHGQQPRQQQLHQQPHQQLHDPITSTSMPTNKASTATATPTSVQQLHRHQLPTSRPTTTSTTTATPTTTSNNFIDISFSIHADNNLDNNSSTNNVNNFLHQQPRQQLHRASASASRMKPNNTDSNSYQQRLTFIDINFSITPDNNLDNNSCTNNRVQQLHGHRFNITLRQQPATTTATPTASTTSPTSQLQHPRPTATCDSNGYTNNVNNFMEHRQNIRANNNLRQPTATPTSTTSCDIGFQHHARQQPATATATNNVNNFIDIPASTSAPATTLTATATPTTAVNNFIDIASTSRDNNLDNNSYQQPVNNFADIANIHTTGNLDSNSYCNPSTTIDINFNITPDSNLETTATPAMSTTSSTSTSSIHARQQPRRQQLHQLNVNNFADIASTSTLTTTSSSNSYTNNRQQLRRHQLQRPTTTATPTTRQPSSTSASASMRQPRQQRTPTCQQPTSTSTSLRRPSLQHHADNNLDNVNNFIDISFNIRRQQQLHQQRQQLRRHQLQHPRARPTTCDNNSYATTVQQLSTSTSNIHADSNLETTTDCTNNVNNFIEHQLQHHARAPTSTAAAAPTAASTTSSTHRFNMRRQPQTTTFTNNHIASSTSTSTSRRQQQRYTNKRQQLNRHQLQHPRQQHRQQQLPTTTSTTININFNIHARQQQLHQQRQQLHRHQLQHPRRQQPRRQQQLHQQYVSNFIDIASTSTHETTTSTTAATPTSVNNFIDINFSITPDNNLG, from the exons caacaaccacgtcaacaacttcatcgacatcaacca CACCATGCGACATCAGCTTCAACATCACGCcaacaacaacctcgacaacaacggCTGCACCAACCACCACGCGTCAACAGCTAAATCGACATCAGCTTCAGCATCCGCATGCGACCAACAACCGCAAACAACAACAGTTACACCAACAGCATCAACAACTTCGCCGACATCCAACTTCAACATCCCACgcccgacaacaacctcgacaacaacagctacaccaacaaccacgtcaacaACCATCGACATCAGCTTCA CAACatcacgccgacaacaacctcggCAACAACAGCTACGCAACAACCCGTCAACAACTACATGACATCAACCAGCATCACGCCCGACAACAACCTGGAAGCAACttaacagctacaccaacaacgtcaacaactaTCGACATCAACTTCCAGCATCCACGTGACAACAACCTagagcaacagctacaccaacaaccacatcAACAACTTCATCAACATCAGCTTCAACATCCAtgccgacaacaacctcgacaacaacagctacaccaacaacgtcaacaacttcatcgacatcaattTCAACATCCGCGCCGACAACAACATAAAcggcaacagctacaccaacaaccacgtcaacaACTTCGCCAGACATCCAACTTCAACATCCATGAGCAAGCAACGCTCAACAACAACAGCTGCACCAACAACCCGTCAACAGCCATCGACATGCTTCAACATCACGCcgacaacctcgacaacaacagctaccaaCAAGCGTCAACAACTTCGCCGACATCAACTTCCAACATCCATGggcaacaacctcgacaacaacagctacaccaacaaccacatcAACAACTTCATGACCCCATCACTTCAACATCCATGCCGACCAACAAAGCCTCgacagcaacagctacaccaacaagcgtccaacaacttcatcgacatcaacttccaACATCACgcccgacaacaacctcgacaacaacggctacaccaacaaccacgtccAACAACTTCATTGACATCAGCTTCAgcatccacgccgacaacaacctcgacaacaacagcagcaccaacaacgtcaacaacttc ctgcaCCAACAgccacgtcaacaacttcatcgagcATCAGCTTCAGCATCCCGCATGAAACCCAACAATACCGACAGCAACAGTTACCAACAGCGTCTAaccttcatcgacatcaacttcagcatcacgcccgacaacaacctcgacaacaacagctgcaCCAACAACCGCGTCCAACAACTTCATGGGCATCGCTTCAACATCACGTTGCGACAACAACCtgcgacaacaacagctacaccaacagcgtcaacaacttcgccgacatcccaacttcaacatccacgcccgACAGCAACCTGCGACAGCAACGGCTACACaaacaacgtcaacaacttcatggAGCATCGGCAAAACATCCGCGCCAACAACAACCTGCGACAACCAACAGCTACAccaacgtcaacaacttcatgcGACATCGGCTTCCAACATCACGCCCGACAACAACCTGCGACAGCAACGGCtaccaacaacgtcaacaacttcatcgacatcccAGCTTCAACATCCGCGCCAGCAACAACCTTaacagcaacagctacaccaacaaccgc cgtcaacaacttcatcgacatcgcTTCAACATCAcgcgacaacaacctcgacaacaacagctaccaaCAACCCGTCAACAACTTCGCCGACATCGCCAACATCCATACGACCGGCAACCTCGACAGCAACAGCTACTGCAACCCGTCAACAaccatcgacatcaacttcaacatcacgCCCGACAGCAACCTGGAAACAACAGCTACACCAGCAatgtcaacaacttcatcgacatcaacttccaGCATCCACGCCCGACAGCAGCCTCGACGACAACAGCTACACCAGCTTAACGTCAACAACTTCGCCGACATCGCTTCAACATCCACGCTGACAACAACCTCGAgcagcaacagctacaccaacaaccgtcaacaacttcgccgacatcaacttcaacGCCCGACAACGACGGCTACACCAACAACCCGTCAACCTTCATCGACATCAGCTTCAGCATCCATGCGACAACCTCGACAACAGCGTACACCAACATGTCAACAaccgacatcaacttcaacatcc CTACGCCGACCATCACTTCAACatcacgccgacaacaacctcgacaacgtcaacaacttcatcgacatcagcTTCAACATCCgccgacaacaacagctacaccaacaacgtcaacaacttcgcCGACATCAGCTTCAACATCCGCGCGCCCGACCAACAACCTGCGACAACAACAGCTACGCAACAACCGTCCAGCAACTATCGACATCAACTTCCAACATCCATGCCGACAGCAACCTGGAAACAACAACGGATTgcaccaacaacgtcaacaacttcatagAGCATCAACTTCAGCATCACGCCCGGGCGCCAACCTCGACAGCAGCAGCTGCACCAACAGCcgcgtcaacaacttcatcgacccATCGCTTCAACATGCGCCGACAACCGCAGACAACAACATTCACCAACAACCACATcgcttcatcgacatcaacttcaacatcacgTAGACAGCAACAGCGCTACACCAACAAGCGTCAACAACTaaatcgacatcaacttcaacatccgcGACAACAGCAccgacaacaacagctaccaacaaccacgtcaacaaccatcaacatcaacttcaacatccacgcccgacaacaacagctacaccaacaacgtcaacagcttcatcgacatcaacttcagcaTCCACGCCGACAGCAACCCCGCCgacagcaacagctacaccaacaataCGTCAGCAACTTCATCGACATCGCTTCAACATCCACGCATgagacaacaacctcgacaacagcagctacaccaacaagcgtcaacaacttcatcgataTCAACTTCAGCATCACGCCCGACAACAACCTGGGGTAA
- the LOC136827146 gene encoding anaphase-promoting complex subunit cdh1-like has protein sequence MTQPATTAAAPTKRQQLNGHQLQHPACDNNLRQHDYTSNVNNFIDINFQHPHATTSTTTIPTTRQQLRRHQLQHHARQQPATATFTPTRVNTSIDITSTSRATTTCDNNSYTNNHVNNFIKHQPTSRPTTASTTTATPTTSTIHDINFSIAYDNNINSNSYTNSVNNFIDINFNIHVTATCGNNGYTNSVNNFIDIPFSIRMRPTCDSNSCTSSVNSFIDIASTSRRQPSLHQQPRPTTSPTSASTSRRPTT, from the coding sequence ATGACGCAGCCTGCGACAACCGCGGCTGCACCAACCAAGCGTCAACAACTAAATGGGCATCAACTTCAGCATCCCGCATGCGACAACAACCTGCGACAACATGACTACACCagcaacgtcaacaacttcattgaCATCAACTTCCAACATCCGCATGcgacaacctcgacaacaacaatACCAACAACCCGTCAACAACTTCGCCGACATCAGCTTCAACATCACGCCCGACAACAACCTGCGACAGCAACATTTACACCAACACGCGTCAACACTTCTATCGACATCACTTCAACATCACGCGCGACAACAACCtgcgacaacaacagctacaccaacaaccacgtcaacaacttcatcaaACATCAACCAACATCACGCCCGACAACagcctcgacaacaacagctacaccaacaacgtcgACAATTCATGACATCAACTTCAGCATCGCATACGACAACAACATAaacagcaacagctacaccaacagcgtcaacaacttcatcgacatcaacttcaacatccacgtgACAGCAACCTGCGGCAACAACGGCTACACCAAcagcgtcaacaacttcatcgacatcccCTTCAGCATCCGCATGCGACCAACCTGCGACAGCAACAGCTGCACCAGCAGCGTCAACAGCTTCATCGACATCGCTTCAACATCACGCCGACAACCTtcgctacaccaacaaccacgtccAACAACTTCGCCGACATCAGCTTCAACATCACGCCGACCAACAACCTAA